The genome window cctaaaagtattttgacaagtatgcttcagaacacaagtcactcagtaaccctgatgactcatcacgtgtccagtacgcgtcactcactgcctgaggttgcctctatttcacactgtcagtttctatgtgagcaccagccgaggtagacaaaacctggtatgtatgtgtactgccctgtgcagtatagttagtatttacctactattacatcattcctatgctgaataagctcttttaatgctatctagaatgccatgaaaaaataaataataagttcacattgttcacacttttttatgcagtttttctttttctttttctgcagattaaacaataaaatgtctaaaaagcgcacctactctgacgcctttcttcgctatggctttgtgaatttaccttctggtggagaggatcggccacaatgtgtagtatgtcacaaagtgttgacaaatgaaagcctcaagccataaaaactctcagctcacctccagaagtgccatccaaatcttcaaaatgaggatCAGGCTTATTTTCAGCGCCGGGCTGTAGCACTGAGGAATATCCAGTTCGGTTCATCTGGAATTCAAGACCAAAAGCTTCAAGCTGCGGTCGAAGCATCttactttgttgcatataaagttgccGAACAACAAAAATGCCACACCATTGCAGAGAATCTGATTATGCCTTATGCATACGAGATGGTAAGCAAGGTATGTGGGGAGGATCAAGCGAGTGTCATAtctctatcaaacaacacaatccgccgacgagtcgatgacatggcatcagatattctgtcccaagttacAACAGAGGTCAAGGAAAGCTCATATAGCAAATTCTCCTTGCAATTTGATGAATCGTGTGACGTAGCCAGTTGTGTTGTTCTCCTTGGGTTCGTTCGTTACGTCCACCaggacaagatcaaagaagagttCCTATTATGCGAAGATCTGCTGACAACCACGAAGAGAGagatatcttcaatatcatcagtttctttaccacaaatggattggaacagcgttcaacaggtagggagagatgtttatataaagtctagattagtataaatacaatgaattacatggcgtatagtcatatagttttatttattgtacaagtagctgtagtgtagctaatattttatacataattcacaaaaaagtatcgtgcctatcgtactgaaatactaaagtaccaaaataaattaaattaaattaaaaccatataattataatgcaaaagataagtaagaatgactaactgacgcaatctataatagtttttcttttttaatctaggtctccgtcgatggagcaccgtcgatgatgggtcgtaatcgtggattacggggcctcatacaagctgtgaatccagaaatttctgtagatcattgcatcattcatcggtactctcttggatcaaaaagcctgcctggtaatctgaaattagtgtttgaagatgtgttgaaaatcgtcaatttcatcaagtccagggatgtgaattcgcgcatattcagggagctgtgcaaggaaatgggagagcagtatcaagttctgctctaccacaccgatgttcgctggttgtcacgaggcaaggttgtacgtcgagtcattgagctccgaactgctcttcaggaatttctgaaacaagaagaatctccttttgctaccaagttcactgataaggagtGGTCTGCTCGACTTTGTTACTTGGCTGACATATTTGCGGAGCTGAACAGTGATAATCTGCAACTCCAGGGCCAAAACACGACTGTCATTGACGCCCATCACACTGTGACTGCATTTCTGGAAAACTGAGACTCTGGATTCGACGCTTGGAGAAAGGAGTGATCGCTCAGTTTCCCACCCTAGaccagtttgttgaggagaatagttatgatactggatcacttttacaaaccatcaacaaagagatgagcgaccatttgaaggggcttgaaacaagcatgcagcactactttccagagagtgacctaaaaacagccagtcttcagtggatcattcatcccttttctgtacctgatgaggccattcatgatgatgatttccctgcaaaggaggagtggatcacaatgcgagcaaatgaagccttgaaagtcaaattccaaaaccaaaatgcaGATTCCTTTTGGATTTCACAACTAGCTGACTCGCCAACTCTGTCCAAGAGAACATTGAAGTTGTTGGTATCATTCTCAACAACGTATCTGTGAGAAGGGTTCTCAACCGTGCtggggatgaaaacaaaaaaaaagactcgcttgaatgttgcaaacgataccaggctggcactttcaaccacaaagccaataattcctaaactagcttcaagtatgcaactccatccatcccactgatgttcttgacatctttggcaatattcattagaaatgcacaatgatcaaatacaataattaaaagtgtaattcagtgtaaataaattatataaataaattgtaaataaataaagtgtaataaataaagtgcaatatatctctagtttaatttagccatatgtatcaatgttgaaaacattttgtgaaaggggtaacatgcttaatgtggcatgttaaattgggtaacaagctgaaaaagtttgggaaccactgatttagaggaataggcttgtttgtttgtttgttatttaatttcgcgcaaagctacacgagggctatctgcactagccgtccctaatttagcagtgtaaaataaaTCCAAGTGTCACAAAATACCAAATCAGCTTTTCATTGCTTTTCGAGatttagaacatttttttttcaaccagCCACTTTTGTACGAATAAAACGAACTGAAatggattttttatttttctatcttaaaatgaaagaaacaaataaacatctcaCTTACAGTATCACAACTATGATTTAAGCGCTTGAAccactattattagtttattcaACGGTTCTAAAATGAACTAAATCAatattttcaaacactatttTAGAGCAGAAAATATCATTTTTTCATGAAATTCGCAGTTAAAACAATCTCAAACTTTTGCTTTGTCGTTATTGCTACcaaattgttattgttattattaataattatgggTACTCATTAAAGAGGCAAATATTGTATATTAGagcaatgttactaattcttggcTATTAAATCCCCAGTGGTCTCGTTAGCTGCTAATTACATACTCTGCTTTGTGGAAGTTGATAAACGACTAATTTAACTAATCAAGCACTTGGAAATTAATTGACTCATTTAACTAATTGAGCACTTGCGCCTTTAAATTCAACGCCAAAGtctgtaataaagtgaaaatagagttgttgtttttcagtatgCCTTTTTTTAAATCTCCCTTTacggaaaaaaaataaaatctcaaaaCAAGCAAGCCAACATACAAGGTCTGACACATTACATTTACCATAAACAAGTTATTATAATCCAGCCAGCCAGCTGTGAGTAATGGATGCTAATACACACCCATAATgaatcatcttatagtaagatgcCCATTCTAGTGCCTTTATGTTCATGACTGATTGTTTCGGTTATTCCTATAAAGCTATGCAAGCGTTGTTTTCACGTAGGTGTTCCTACGTTTGTGTCCGTCAAACTTAGTGCTGATGTTAGTGCGTCACCAGTGAGTTTATGGACTTTTAGAAAAAGAGTCTAGGAACTGATTCTATATGGTGGACAGGatgcatatttttattgtatatctttACGCTAAATCAAATAAACTATACttttgaagtaataaattaatggGACAGCAGCTTATCGATATCACCCATCGCCAATGTTTGTTGTCTGATCGAATAGCGTGATTTAATCGTTGTTTTTACCGTGCAGACCtggcattgtcaggtggttagggtcgaagggtcgcgggcttgaatccccgtcccacaaAACATACTCagtcttttagctgtgggggcgttacaaagtgacgctcaatcccactatttgttggtaaaagagttgacgatgACTAAGCTGCTTTCGTTCTAGTGttgtctttcgctgctaaattaataaaaaaataaaaccctTCTTAGtttaacattcaaaacaaaactaagacTGGCATTAGTTGTAATGCTGATCCCATGTAGTTTTTATCGTCgttaactgtagtttgatatgtaataaagtttatgcattttttgttgatttaatcgcatgttaaactaatttttattttaccaataaatgaCTCTGAGATATTTCTAAAATGACcctaacctgatgatgacctaaggaggttgaaacttgttttatattttcaaatgaaagtttttaatacccaGCCGTCTTATTTTtattagccgtctctaatatatatatattacttgaaGTTGTCTTTCCTCATAATCACGAATAACACAATTAATGTACTTTTAACAAGGTAGAATTAATCAAAGTAgagttttattgatatttttggaTAATTTTATGTGAGGAACAATTCTGAGTTAGGAAGCGtggtaacacagattttgttgaaattttacatttttgcttTATTCATAGTAGTTGTACATAGAAGTATTGAGATGTTCAAGTCATACATTAAgaaaatgatttaatatataaatatttcgaGAAGAAAACATCTATAACATTCACTTACAGTCAGTATTATATCGTAGTTAAAACGCAGAAAATagacaaaattttatttaatattttgtagtatgtgTTTACCTCACGTTTAATTGTGCACAAATAATACCATgatttatattagaaatatacacacaaacaaatgaaCTTGAAAAATACAAGAGTGATGGTATGAGACAGACAAAATGACATAAACCTAACTTTACTAtccttgataacgagaaacccacttgaattaaagatgtatctcagaacggctggtatgggtattaacacttattgataagaagagaacaacgtttcgactttcctaagtcatcttcagattaagaagttcacattctctgcttatcaataagtgttaatacccgtaccagccattGTGAGATACAGAACCCTACTATTAGAAACTCTTTTAAGTAAGAGTCAactaaaaaatagatatattaatatattccattaaaaatattttgacataatTGTAGTTTAAACGCGTAAAAtagacaaacattttatttaatattttgctgtttatttttcACCTCACGTTTCATTGTGCACAAAACAAACACGATTTATACTACGAAcatattcacaaacaaaaaaatacacacacgaacactgttactgtagttgatttgtgtttatatattggACAGAATTCAAAACTTAACACGTTAAGGACTTGTTGAATATAACACCACGAggatgtataataaataaacgtCGTTTTAAATCTCTGTTCAACATATGacacgttttcacaatactactACACaccatattttaacaacaataaaagaaaaatgacaaGGTAATATTTTAGACTTAGAATTTTAAGAATTTATATATACTCTAGTAGATGATAGGGGTATAGTGTTGGCACTGTTGTGTGATGAACGAGACAAAGAACTTAAGGTAATGGTTGATATCTATTTTGTTTTCAACTGCGTATACCTTGAGTAATGTTTCTCAAACTGTAGcactttgaaattttgttttatctttccttGACCTTGAATCGCGGCTTTAGTTTTCCAAAATAAATCCTAggcaacttcttttactctgaaagattaaaaatgtatgtCTTTTGTTGAGATatacgttttaaagaaaatcgtggaaaaactaatgttacatttttacttagatttttttcatgtttaaagtATGTGGAAGTAGTAATTTaccttaataatataaaaaaaagtccATGGTAAATTTTCGTTTTCTTCTTTCCTAATATGGTAGTATTCCCCATTCCCCCTCAAAAATATTTTGGGACTTCTTTTATACTAGAAAACTGGtggataatttttaaatatcctTATTATAAGGGAAAAAGTACACTGCATAAACCAATGGAATAATTATCGCTATAAAGTATCTGGATAGCGAATCAGCATATATAGCTCATCTTTGCAGAGGGCGCTGATGTTCCTGCCATTTCAAAAGtcaattgattttttaaattaatgattgtttgtttgtttttcatttcgtgcaaagctacgcacattaatatctttctttaaaaatatttttacattattatctagtatatttatatacaaaaaaggaaaacataactaaagttaataaaaaaaaacatttcttagttTAATATTCCAAAAAAGCTAAGACTGGCTTTAGTTTTAACACTGATCCCATGTAgtatttaggcccagcatggccaggtgggttgaggcgtgcgactcttaatctgagggtcgcgggttcgcatcctcgtcgcaccaaacatgctcgccttttcagccgtggggggagttataatgtgacggtcaatctcactattcgttggtaaaagagtagcccaaaagttggcggtgggtggtgataactagctgccttccctctagtcttacactgctaaattagggacggctagcgcagatagccctcgagtagctttgcacgaaatttagaTACAAAAATGTAGTATTTGTCGTCCTTAACTGTAGTTTAATATGTAATTAAGTGTAtgcatttttgttaatttaatcgtacgttaaactaattttaattttattaataaacaattctGATATATTTTCAAAGTAGCTATGTGCCAGATTATGATAGCCATATCGGAGCAACCATAATATCACTTCACGACTGGTCAAAGTTCGTACTTTATGTTCATAGTAAAACTTGGACGTAGTTCTAAGACAAGTttggttaacattttttttatagtttagaaTCCTTCGTTACCGGTGAATCATCACAATATGTTAAAACAGTAGATATGGTTCATTCTATGTAAGGCAGAAACGTTATAGTCTTCATGTTCAATAAGGTAATACAAACCTGTATTGTAAACTTGCGAACatttaaaaagaattaataaataacagagtaaaaatattgtgaataGTGACTAAAagcttaacaaatatttttcaccactcaatacattttttcataaattaacGTAATTTTCTACTTGGTTATGAGCTACTATAAAGCCTTTATAACTTGTGGTTAATAAAGTAAACAGCTCGGTAATACTCTATGagttttaaacaattttcctAAGTTGCACAGATATTCAGGTTGTCTCTCTATTGCACATATTTCAGAGTGTTGATACAATGTTTACCAtgacatataattttattgacttttattcataaaatatctaGTCAATAAAATCATTTATCATGATATGaaatcatacatatatacataatattttaaactaaaattaacacTGATAGAGCTAAacgaacaaaataaaaacaaaaggacTGCTTTAAAAACAGCAAGTTCCAACCTCTGActaaatatattagtttgttataatcaAAAGCAAGCGGAaacaacaataagttaaaaaaaaaaaacgctgccccaattgaaaggatcccagaGTACAGGCTATATTGTGGGacataagatttttttaattttaatgtattttgtttcggcttattttagttataacaaactaatataaatatatgatctCATATATCATGATATGATGGCTTTATTAGAGCTATTAGTCAATAATACTCTTGGCTTTAAACACTTTTCCCGAGTTGCACAATTATTCAGGTTGTCTCTCTAGTGCACATATTTCAGGTGTCGATACATTGTTTCTTATTATATATGATTTTACTAACTTTTAGTCATAAATTATCAAGTCattcttttgttttcactttaccTTTGAAATAAGAGTAcctaataaaaagaaacaactttttgTGATGCTTATGAAAATCTTTGTATTGACTAAAACTAAATTTGATAGAAAGCCAAAATGCTTAAGTTACATAAAAGCATCTTTCTTTagaacttttataatattataatttattagaaGACGTTATAGTTGGAATAAATGCTAACAAGCTTGGTGAGTTTGAAAACTATCCTTACAAATTCATTTCAATTAAGGTAATTTTATAATCCAGTCTGCGTTTAAGCAGACTGCATCTCGTACATTCTGGCAAGGTGAATACATAAACTCGTTAAACGATTTGGTAGAACATAATACGGAATTGTTGGTTTGATTTGGTAGATACATCTCTACACGTCGTTGGTACACTTTGTTGAAAGATGTTTCTGTTTGAAGTCGTTGAAACTGTGTGTCAGGGTTGTATTCCTCCAATTGGAACCCTGCAATATTAAATTGTTCAAATGAGCTGAGACGCTACAATGTTCTAGTGTTATACAAGCCTACATACTTTACAATCGTGATGTTATACGCACATATTTTCCTTACAAATGAAAATGatactttgtgtgaaatttattaAAGTCGAATAATAAAATGACTTCCTATAAAACTCAATGCTGTCgttaaacagaaatataagttatttaacttttataagacttttacaaacatttttcacGTTTCTGAAATGAAACTACTCACGAAGTTTCAAGCCTACCAAACGGAGATTATGAATTACAACTTtacgtaataataatatttttaatgagctACAAGAACTAACATGAAAAGCTCGTGTAAGGACATCGTTGCAGTTTGTAGGAGTGAAAAAGAGAATAGCCTATTACCAGGCCCTaaggaattaaaaaatatattttaaggagTAGCCGCCTTTTTATTTTCAGTCCATATGACTCTCTATGGTTGCGAAATACTATCATTTATTATACGGATAACAAATGTAAGGTCAGAAAGTAAGGGTATCGTTCAGTGTGGGTTTGAGAAAGGAATATAAAAGACAGTAGTTTAATAAAGGAATATAAAAGACAGTAGTTTAATAAAGGAAAGAAAAGATCGGGAGATGTGAGAGAGAACTAACAAATGAGGTCAGAGAGAAAGAAAGGGAGTATTATATTTccagtaagaaataaaacatatttattcatCTATATGCTACGAATtacaagtaataaataacaagtcttttttttttacaaatgtatgAGTCAGTTCATAGTAGAAAAAAAGGTACAACGTAAATAAAGCTGATGAACACGAGAAGGAAAGGTGAAGCATAAGAATAGcacatattaaaaagaaaagtctCATGAGGGCATCCGTCAGTGATACCTGAGCTCGTGCATCAAATTCGGTCCGACTAACTTGTTAGCGATGGTGTGAACACAATTTCAAAGATGGCGCGCCTTCGGAATCTTAAGCGAGAACCATAAACAGAAAATCCGACGGAAGATTCGATTTAGGCAACCCTGTAAAACTACTATTACACCATCATCATACCTGTGTGCCATTCCAGATGTGTTTTATTCCCCCTCTGACACCTCTTTGAAAGAGAACTACACCATATAGATAAACCACACAATACCATTCTGAGTCTGTCTGCCGAACTTGGTCCTATTAGCGCCAGAAATGTAGAAAAGCTAGTTGGACATACATATTTACAAAGCTACAAGttgaatttatatttagtttcgtAAGTAAAATGTGTACAACATGAAGAATAGAAATAGTGATTGTTTTCTCGAACATAATATTAATTCAAAGTACTAAGGCAGAAACGAGTTCAGAAACAGAGAAATTCATTCACAAcgtttaaatgtataaataacttaTATACGATGATCTTTAATCAGCTATATGTTATTACAAACTATTTGGAGTACTCGTccccctggacggaagttatgtgaATGCCTGTTTAATAAAGGATTATCTTAGGACATGTAAATAAATGCAagaaaacgcccataaaaactataaaacacaaaatgtgaaataacaAGTTAGCGTGTTTTTCCGCATGACCCCAACAAACCTTCACGCCAAGTTTGGTAAAGATACTCCAACGTGAGGTGAGGTAgtaataaaatatgcaaaaacgCCCTTTAAATCGGCAAAATGCAAACTGAAACATTATGTGTAACCACGTATGGACCAACTGAACCTCCATTTTAGTAGTGGTGAAGATCCACTTACAACCTTAGGAGCAGTTACATAGATATACAACAGACCACTGatagtacaattatatttatatccaCTATCCTTTGAGTGATTTCTTGCTCCCCTGTGGCTCAGCAGCAATTTATCACGCTTACAAAGCAAACATACAAGTTTTGTTACCAATTTTACTTAATGATTAAGCAACAAATGCATCAAACACACACTTAACTTTATTTCACATTCCTATAGACACATTTATGCTTCCAAGTTTTTGATATTTGACGAGATATTTTAACGTTAAGACTAGATTAAGCAGTGTTCTAATTACACCAGTTAAACGTAGCAACTGGCATTCAAGTTTAAGTAGTTCAAATGAAGTGTTAAATGGCACATATCTTAgagtatgaaatataattatatattaacaaaacttataaaaatgcATAATGTATAAACGTATTTGTGATTTAAAAATGAGctgtttttcaaaaacaaaataaacattttttatgtttaagcaATGGAAGAATTCAAGTCTAACATTATAGAGAAATACATGAAGACGACTTAATTAAAGATagcataataacatttaaaaaaacacgttATTAAGCCATCATATCGtggtattataattataaaaacaagtgaaCGATACTGTAGAATCAAGCTGTGATAAATGATAATTATATACAGCactataattacaatattttattagcaGTTTACTATCACGACAAGTGTAAAAGATAACGTTTAAAATGACAGACACTTGGTTCCATTTTCGATCCACGGATTGGCCGTTGAGGCTGAAGAATCAAAGAATTGGTGTCGTGCAATTCGAGACTTTGGCATTGGTTAATTTGATTCATTCTGTCTCTGAATTCTCGCCTGAACCTTTCCTATATAAGAGCCAATAAGcgataataaatgtattttcatcACTTAGTTAAAGAAGAACAAGTAAATATTAGACTAGACATAAACTGAAACTTCATTTAAAATTCTAAATCAGGAAAAAGTGTTGTAAATGTGAGGGCGTTAAATATAAGAAAAGATGGGATTTGTAAAGTagtcgaaaagaaaaaaaatataaaggttAAACAGTTCAGCATTTGTaagtttaataatgtaaaaataaatctgatATGTTCAGTGCTAACTGAAAATTGATAAAGTTTGTAGATAGCTGAAAAGTTAATGAGCTTAAAACTAGATTCAATAGAAGTAGGAAGAGAAGTAATACTTATAATAACTCTCTAAAGAAGGAAACAGAATATCTTTTCAAATGAGTTTACGATTCTAgatttaagataaaacaaaattttataccCGGATGTTTGGATTACAAAAGATTATCAAGAAACTGTAATGCATTAACAACACATAACCAAAATTACTGGATTGTATTTGAAGAATtgtacaaaaaatacagaaatttatagtttaaaagttTGAGGATTTTAAGACAAATAAGTTTACTATGTGTAGtcatatttaatcaaattaaatgtGGTGTGTGTAAAAATACACGAGACAACTAAGGATGGTATATGTAATTATGTGAGtgcaaataaattaaattagataAAGGGTAGATGATGGAAGACCTAATTAAAGATAAGTGATCGATAAAGTTTATGGGCGATAAAGTCAGTAATTGCAATGAGAATAATAGAAGAaaatcattcataaaataaacgtAACAAAGTTTGATGTTCATGGAAAAAGCCAAATTATTTGgaagtttctttaattaatagTTTAGTGTTGTTTTAGAACATTGTATCTTATCTTtgattattataacatataataatacatcattttAGAGCCTTAGAACGTAATTATTTTCTGCACTATAAATACACAAGCCTAAAATGTCCTAAACTAACTAACCTAGCTTATTTGATAAACTTCTCGCTCTCTCTCGGGGTTTGGGTATGATATGtacgtaccctggagggtcaggtgctctttgacctcttcctccttcctgtaCTTGTGTTGTCGTGCAGTGTTTGATGGTGGTAGTTACTGCATTTTGGGTCAGAGTGAGTTGAATTTACTCCGACCCTTATCAGGGCAATGTACATGTAttgatatacatgtatagatattgttttgcCCTATCCGGAAGATGTATAATTTGTTGGTGAcacttttattacattatattttcatatgtatatttttattttattattattatcattttacttatttttgtgttTAGAATATATGTTGATCGGGGAGAGATGTTCAGGACtgtcttcatcatgtatgaggtacctgtctagttcgcatagtaattcgtttatCATCCAGTTTTTAACAATACGTTATTGTGTTacgtaggagtctatctggtatggttggtatgttagAATATTTAAGTAGACATTGGGATGATGTTGCTCtaggaactctgtatgctgttgtgaggagtgtgttttggattgtttgtagtttggttataattgttttgtcacttacagttttccatgctggagctgcatagtcgattactggtctaatagatgttttgtagatttttagtatattgtctgttgatgctccactgttcttgccagttagactcctagcacaGTTGGTTCTTTGCcagactttgtttttaatttcgtttacatagttaatccaagttaattttgaatcataggttagatcTAAAGCTTTTGTCTATGTGACAGTCTGAAatagtgttccattcatatatatttcaggatgtagttttttgtattttgtcaattttgtaaagacaaccagttgtgtttttgctgtatttatttttattctgtatttttgacagtgtttgcttattctatttagttgcggttgtatg of Tachypleus tridentatus isolate NWPU-2018 unplaced genomic scaffold, ASM421037v1 tig00000122_pilon, whole genome shotgun sequence contains these proteins:
- the LOC143243662 gene encoding protein FAM200B-like, whose product is MSVSPFAPFAIWVIKMLFIVVAVFTICWLPFQTYNILQEVYPTINKKDSTQNSKIASLAVRDPSEDSNRTRRNLIILCPRRAVALRNIQFGSSGIQDQKLQAAVEASYFVAYKVAEQQKCHTIAENLIMPYAYEMVSKDKIKEEFLLCEDLLTTTKREISSISSVSLPQMDWNSVQQVSVDGAPSMMGRNRGLRGLIQAVNPEISVDHCIIHRYSLGSKSLPGNLKLVFEDVLKIVNFIKSRDVNSRIFRELCKEMGEQYQVLLYHTDVRWLSRGKVVRRVIELRTALQEFLKQEESPFATKFTDKEWSARLCYLADIFAELNSDNLQLQGQNTTVIDAHHTVTAFLEN